A part of [Chlorobium] sp. 445 genomic DNA contains:
- a CDS encoding quinol:cytochrome C oxidoreductase, whose protein sequence is MFAKHKLSVLVLVGAWIIVMTVAGCGVRGLPSENPPIHPNPNMDTQEKMKPFRKSEFFEDGLAMRIPVAGTVARGGLRENSVYYTGISKTGDTVKVMPVDLTMELLQRGQQRYNIYCAPCHSRVGDGKGIVVERATQGGYIVPATNLHEPRLLTVPDGHLFAVASNGIRNMAGYKHQISVADRWAIVAYIRALQRAQHANIADVPENVRKELIKQ, encoded by the coding sequence ATGTTTGCAAAGCATAAGTTGTCAGTGCTGGTGCTTGTCGGCGCGTGGATTATAGTGATGACAGTGGCGGGCTGCGGCGTACGCGGTCTACCCAGTGAAAACCCGCCGATTCACCCAAACCCAAATATGGATACGCAAGAAAAAATGAAGCCATTTCGAAAGAGCGAGTTTTTCGAAGATGGTTTAGCGATGCGTATTCCTGTGGCAGGCACAGTCGCACGCGGTGGCTTGCGTGAAAACAGCGTCTATTATACAGGCATCAGTAAAACCGGCGATACCGTCAAAGTAATGCCAGTTGACCTAACAATGGAACTTTTACAGCGCGGTCAGCAGCGTTACAACATCTACTGTGCGCCCTGCCATAGCCGCGTAGGTGATGGCAAAGGCATTGTAGTAGAACGTGCAACACAGGGCGGATACATCGTGCCGGCAACAAACTTGCATGAGCCACGCTTGCTCACCGTGCCCGATGGTCATCTCTTTGCTGTAGCCTCAAATGGGATTAGAAACATGGCAGGCTACAAGCATCAGATTTCAGTGGCAGATCGCTGGGCGATTGTGGCTTACATTCGTGCTCTGCAACGCGCGCAGCATGCTAACATCGCCGATGTGCCCGAAAACGTGCGTAAAGAACTTATCAAGCAATAA